TGCGGACGAGCGCGAGATGATCCAGCGCGTCTTCTTGCTCGGTGAAACCGTGGTGCGAGAGATCATGGTGCCGCGCATCGACATGGTGGCGGTGGAGGAGTCCACGCCCATGCCGCAGGTCCTGGCGCTGCTCAAGGAAAAACGCCACTCGCGCCTGCCGGTGTACCGGGGCCACATCGACAACATCGTCGGCTTCCTGCACCTCAAGGATCTCGTCGCCAGCCTGGACCGCGCGCACGAGCTGCACTTGCAGGAGATCTTGCGGCCCATCCATTTCGTGCCGGAGACGAAGCGCGTGGCCGAGCTGCTCTCGGAGATGCGGGAGAAGCGCTGGCACCTGGCCATCGTCGTGGACGAGTACGGTGGGACCGCGGGACTCGTGACCCTGGAAGACGTCATCGAAGAGGTGGTCGGCGAGATCCAAGACGAATCGGACAAGGAGCAACCCTTGCTGACGCTGCTCGAGGACGGGTCGTATCGCGTCGACGCCAAGGTGGATTTGGACGAATTGAACGAAGAGCTGCAGGTGCACCTGCCCGCGGACGAATACGACACCTTGGGGGGCTATCTCTATGCACTGGCGGGCAAGATCCCGGCCCCTGGAGATCGCTTCACCGACTCCGGGCTCGAGTTCGTGATCCGCGGCGTTCGCGGCCGTCGCATCACGCAGGTCCTG
This genomic interval from Candidatus Krumholzibacteriia bacterium contains the following:
- a CDS encoding hemolysin family protein; its protein translation is MTVGLGIPLFLLGVALSTFYGAALAGLVALGRLVEERQHPTEPEALTAFILRDATSAIAAWLLGAFACGLVSVLALDAVVAAGFGGLPPLKARVAVLATDTVALVAGLLLWKRCAEAAPRGYCRAAAALVVPLYLVLYPLRRPLGAALARLYPPAARHAALFLATEWKGVQAEGDGPRVLDADEREMIQRVFLLGETVVREIMVPRIDMVAVEESTPMPQVLALLKEKRHSRLPVYRGHIDNIVGFLHLKDLVASLDRAHELHLQEILRPIHFVPETKRVAELLSEMREKRWHLAIVVDEYGGTAGLVTLEDVIEEVVGEIQDESDKEQPLLTLLEDGSYRVDAKVDLDELNEELQVHLPADEYDTLGGYLYALAGKIPAPGDRFTDSGLEFVIRGVRGRRITQVLVRAEKLSTPATVERARE